The Engystomops pustulosus chromosome 4, aEngPut4.maternal, whole genome shotgun sequence genome contains a region encoding:
- the LOC140128495 gene encoding olfactory receptor 5T7-like: MISQNTSIGLNLSNYRRVGEFILLGLTSNRDIQILLFVVFLSFYVTSLMGNIIIIIIYIRSSRLHTPMYFFLSNLSVLDICYTSCIVPKMLIHFQSMKKTISFNGCVTQMFIYLTLGSTECYLLLSMAYDRYVAICNPLLYTNIMHPALCVRMAIGSWVGGVINAIVHTVLALQLPFCGPNVINNFFCEVVSVLELACADTSFNKIIIFFFAVLVVMGPFFLILITYGFIISSILKIQTSVGRRKAFSTCASHITVVSLFYGTAIFMYMKPGSTHVENQDKMATLFYSVITPMLNPLIYTLRNKDVIGAFLDLARKDFVR; encoded by the coding sequence ATGATTTCACAAAACACTTCCATTGGATTGAATCTATCTAACTACAGGAGAGTGGGAGAATTCATTCTTCTTGGACTGACCAGCAACAGGGATATTCAGATACTGTTATTTGTTGTTTTTCTATCTTTTTATGTTACTTCTCTCATGGGAAACATAATCATCATTATTATCTATATTAGAAGCTCCCGTCTTCACACCCCAATGTATTTCTTCTTGAGTAATCTGTCAGTTTTGGACATCTGTTATACATCATGTATTGTCCCAAAAATGCTCATCCATTTCCAGTCAATGAAAAAAACCATATCCTTTAATGGTTGTGTCACACAGATGTTCATTTATCTAACTCTAGGAAGTACAGAGTGTTACCTCTTGTTGTCAATGGCCTATGACCGATACGTGGCCATatgtaaccctttactttacactaACATTATGCATCCTGCCTTGTGCGTTAGAATGGCGATTGGTTCCTGGGTTGGGGGAGTAATAAATGCCATTGTACACACAGTCCTTGCATTGCAATTGCCCTTCTGTGGTCCCAATGTAATAAATAACTTTTTCTGTGAGGTCGTTTCTGTCCTGGAGCTGGCCTGTGCAGATACATCTTTTAATAAAATCATTATTTTCTTCTTCGCTGTGTTAGTGGTGATGGGTCCATTCTTCCTCATCCTTATTACATACGGTTTCATCATTTCCAGCATACTGAAGATACAAACATCTGTAGGGCGGAGgaaggccttctccacctgtgCTTCACACATTACAGTTGTATCCCTGTTTTATGGCACTGCCATATTTATGTATATGAAACCTGGATCAACCCATGTTGAGAACCAAGACAAGATGGCCACTTTGTTCTACAGTGTTATAACCCCAATGCTGAATCCTCTGATATACACATTGAGGAACAAGGATGTGATAGGAGCATTTCTAGACTTAGCAAGAAAAGATTTTGTCAGATAA
- the LOC140128497 gene encoding olfactory receptor 2B6-like, producing the protein MILHNTSVRLNLSNYKRVEEFILLGLTSNRDIQILLFLVFLSLYVISLMGNIIIIILSILSSRLHTPMYFFLNNLAFLDICYTSCIVPKMLIHFLAVKKTISFDGCATQMFIHLSLGSTECYLLLSMAYDRYVAICAPLHYTNIMHPTLCLQMATGSWVGGIVNSIVHTVLTLQLPFCGPNVINHFFCEVPSVLELACADTYVNKTVIFFFAIFVVMGPFSLILITYGYIISSILKIQTSVGQKKAFSTCASHITVVSLFYGTIIVMYMKPGSTHVANQDKMAPLFYSVVTPMLNPLIYTLRNKDVIGAFLDLIRKDFVG; encoded by the exons ATGATTTTACACAACACTTCAGTTCGATTGAATCTATCTAACTACAAGAGAGTGGAAGAATTCATTCTTCTTGGACTGACCAGCAACAGGGATATTCAGATACTGTTATTTCTTGTATTTTTGTCTTTGTATGTTATATCTCTCATGGGAAACATAATTATCATTATTCTCAGTATTTTAAGCTCTCGTCTTCACACCCCTATGTATTTCTTCTTGAATAatctggcatttttggacatCTGTTACACATCATGTATCGTCCCAAAGATGCTCATTCATTTCTTGGCAGTGAAAAAAACGATATCCTTTGATGGTTGTGCCACACAGATGTTCATTCATCTTTCTCTAGGAAGTACAGAGTGCTACCTCTTGTTGTCAATGGCCTATGACCGATACGTGGCTATATGTGCCCCATTACACTACACAAATATTATGCATCCCACCTTGTGCCTTCAGATGGCAACTGGTTCCTGGGTTGGTGGCATAGTAAACTCCATTGTACACACAGTCCTTACATTGCAGTTGCCCTTCTGTGGTCCCAATGTAATAAATCACTTTTTCTGTGAGGTCCCTTCGGTCCTGGAGCTGGCCTGTGCAGATACATATGTTAATAAAACAGTTATTTTCTTCTTTGCCATATTCGTGGTGATGGGTCCATTTTCTCTCATCCTCATCACAtatggttacataatttccagcATACTGAAGATACAAACATCAGTAGGACAGAAaaaggccttctccacctgtgCTTCACACATTACAGTTGTATCCCTGTTTTATGGAACCATAATAGTTATGTATATGAAACCTGGATCAACTCACGTGGCGAACCAAGACAAGATGGCCCCTTTGTTCTATAGCGTTGTAACCCCAATGCTAAAT CCTTTGATATACACGTTGAGGAACAAAGATGTGATAGGAGCATTTCTAGACTTAATTAGAAAAGATTTTGTTGGATAA